A window of Rosa rugosa chromosome 7, drRosRugo1.1, whole genome shotgun sequence genomic DNA:
AGGCACGAATTATCGACAATACTAAGGACGATTTCGAGCGTGTGCTTGGTATCAACGTCACCGGCGTTTTCCTTGGCATAAAGCATGCTTCACAGCCCATGATTCGGGCTCGAACTGGCAGCATAATATCGACAGCTAGTGTGAGCTCCTATATTGGTGGTGCGGCATCACACGCCTATGCGTGTTCGAAGCACGCAGTCAATGGTTTGACCAAGAATGCAGCCGTTGAGCTTGGCCAATTTGGGATTAGAGTGAATTGCTTGTCACCCTATGCGCTTGTGACGCCTCTGGCTACGAAATTTGTTGGCCTTGATGATGAGGGATTTGAGAATATGACGAACTCTTTGGCTAATTTGAAGGGTGTGACACTTAAGGCACAAGATGTGGCAAATGCTGCTCTTTATTTGGCTAGTGATGAGGCCAGGTACATAAGTGGGCATAATCTTCTAATAGATGGAGGATTTAGCATAGTGAATCCATCATTTAGCAACATGTTTCGGTACCCAGAAGAAGAGCAGTGATGGATGATGCTGTGGCCGGGTGTTTCAAATTTTTACACCTTTTCGTTAA
This region includes:
- the LOC133721791 gene encoding secoisolariciresinol dehydrogenase-like; the protein is MSVSSVISAVTRRLEGKVALITGGASGIGECTAKTFVNHGAKVIIADVQDELAHSVVESIGSENCTFVHCDVRDEDQIKNAVEKAVATYGKLDIMFNNAGIADENKARIIDNTKDDFERVLGINVTGVFLGIKHASQPMIRARTGSIISTASVSSYIGGAASHAYACSKHAVNGLTKNAAVELGQFGIRVNCLSPYALVTPLATKFVGLDDEGFENMTNSLANLKGVTLKAQDVANAALYLASDEARYISGHNLLIDGGFSIVNPSFSNMFRYPEEEQ